The Rosa rugosa chromosome 1, drRosRugo1.1, whole genome shotgun sequence genomic sequence TGTAATCTTTTGTTACACTTATTACAAACATAACAATTCTACAATACAAAAATGCAAAGGTTATCAGGCTTGGCTGGCGGCTAGTGTATATGCTTCCTGGATTAGGCATTGGGTTTGGGTCCTTTTTTAGGCCCGAGTCTGGGCTGGTTGTTTAATTTCTGGTTTTAGTTATTTTAATTGGTTAGTATTGTCTCGTCTTTGGCGAGTAGTAAGTCCATGCACGTATATTTTATGGCTAGTAGAGCTATGTGCTTGTGTGTgtactcaaagtgccttgtctgctctaggtaggcagcAAGTTCCTTACTTCATCAAATTGTCGCTACCACCTATTGGtagggtgaagctaagtgtcgtcggatttattctCCGGCGGTAatatagtaggaaagctgtgcgtatTGTAATTATGttacgttgtaatcgggttacatatccaGTTATATTTCCGTTATGTTAccgttatgtcaaagcaaatagagcgctctttgctagttagTGTCTAGTTGAATACAattatttggtagagactcgTGATAATATTTCAGgacgttctctagatgcttattgtaattaggggtttaggctcaatatcccccctttgtattcgacagtttcattaattaagacttgaaggcagccgcaccagtcctttattaaaaaaaaaaatacaacggctattaaactaaaattaaacaAAGTATTCTTCTTGTAGATAAAATTTTTCGTATGTatcttattttatttatttctttaactATCCCACCGTaccattcaaaaaaaataaagaactagAGACATACATGGTCGACATTACCTTTCACAAACGAAAATACATACTAAAGAGATGAACATTCACCCTTAcgccaaaaccctaaatttgaaTCCTTCTCCTTGAAATGATTTTAGATCTACATATGTAAACCAAATAAAGAAGGACAAACTCAAAGTAAGTATGTACTTGTTACACATGTAACACAAATTTAGCTTCATTCTAGTATACATGGCCACCGTCAAATGCCAAAAGTACTAGAAACAAAGAACACGTACACTACTCACACATGCATCCACATGAACCCTAATTAACATCGAGCATCACGTTTTAAACTTATAGCACCACTCGATCTATGGTAGTCTGTTCAATCATTAAAGGGAGTGCCACAGAAAGATATAGATATGAGATCCAGATCGAGAGGAATGGAAAAGGTTGGCGGTACGTAGCGGTACCGGTGATCCGGCCATATATAAATTGAAGTAGATGGTGGTGGTTCACGGTGGTGGGTACGTAATGGTAATGCTCAGACAAGGACGTGCATATGGTGCAAGATTATATTACAGAACCCTAAAGTAGTTGTCTCCCATATCATATATACCCAAAACATGAAAGCTAAAATCTTTCAGTAGTCTTCTTCTCTGCAAAGTTGTGCTTCAATAATAATGAAGACAGTGATAAGGGAATATTGGGCTCTGACTGCTTTTTTAGCTAACCTAGCTACCTCGAGCTAATATATATACTAGTAGTGGGGATCTTAATCTTTATAGTACGTTTGTGCTTATTACTTAATGTAACCAAAGATTAATGCAGTCGAAAAGCTGCTTAGGCTAGATTAGTTATAATGTGAAAATGACCCTAATTTGCGTCCTAAACAATTGATATATATGCACTAGCTACTTTGTTAATGTATTTTTATTGGGTGGATTTGTTGGAAATTTATTGATTTGTTCATAGGGTACGTACGTACTAATTAACCCCTACTGTTTATATTATTAACAACTAATTAACCCCTACTGTTTATATTATTACATAAAAACATTGCCCACGAAATGAAGCTTGAAATGTTCATAAAGAGGCGCATTCGATGTCGATTGTGAGAAACTAAATTGTTATAAATGCGTGTGTTGTAGCTTTAATGGTTGGAGAATATTATTTTTCACTTTATAATTATTGCAGTTAGGTGattgagaaagaagttgatcgaTTAGTAACTCTAATTTTATAATGACAATCGTTTAATGATGTATTTCGGATGAATCAGATTAGAAATGTGTGCCAAATTTCAGCTTAAATTTTGTTGGAGAGAAATTTCTATATTATGAATTTCAAAATCTCATTATGAATTTCGGGAATGTGACATTTTAAGAATTattggatatatatataaagttatCACACTTCTACATTTTCCTAAATTTCTTTTCTAAGTACATTTTCACAGCTTTAAAGCTATGTGTAGAAGAGTCAGTTGTGGTTTAAAAGTCCAGTTAAAATTGTTTTAATTTATGGGTAGAAAAATCAACTTGGGATCTTGCACCGGCTCACTTAATCACTTGAACAGGGTCCGATGCAATTGATTTGTGCTTAGCTAGAAGAGTTGGGGAGGCTGCTAACTCATTAACACATAGGATCTTGCGCCATCTTCGATCCACACCGTTATCTACTAACTCCAAGgccaactagctagctagttggtTAATTCATTTGCATGAGAACAACACTAAGTGAACAAGTGAGCAAGGTTGGTTGACCTAATAAGATTCAAGTGGTCAGTGCGACGAGGGCCCCATGGTCTTAGGGTTCCAACGAATACTCAATTCCACCTTTTCCGTCGTTCACGCCTGTGAATATGGCTGAGTTAGATCACAGAGAACCGGAGACGAAAACCAAAGGCAACGGAAAGAGATGGATAGAGAAGCTTCTTGGTAGCTAATTGGAGGATTACCTTACTAAACATGACCCACATGGAGACACATGCTCAATAGCTTTATTAGCTTATGACTAAACCCTTTCACTAAAACCCTGTTGAGTGTTGACTATGTTTACTAGCCAAGCTATAACGGACTACTATAATTAACGAGCACATgaggatgagattattataatcaTGATCTTTTTCATGATGGAAACAAATTTAGCAGGCCACATTTGATTGTTAATTAGTTTTTTAGGTTTTATATATAAGTGAGGGTTAAAGGTAGCTCCATGGACCATATTGTTCTACTACAGTACTACGtaccaaaaaagaaaggaagGCTGTAACGGCTATTAGATTATTGGAGGATATATATGATATTCTGGTAAGCTACCTTTTCTCCGTCAATCAAGAAAGAAGCGCCATATCTGCGCGCCAAACTATCTGTCCAATCTAGTTGGCAAAATCGTGCTTTGCTAGATACACGAACTAGGAGTCAAAAACTAGCTAGGGTTTTGAACCTTCTTAGCTGCTGCTGAAACCCTAAAGGTAATGGCTGGTAACAAACTAGTGGATTCATGTATAGTAGTTAAAAGTAAGGATAATAAAACTAGTGAACTATCCTTCACTTTTTGCTAAAAGTAGGGAGAATAAATCATTTTTTGTGTAATTTCTTTTCCACTTCCATAGACTTTCGCATAAATACAAATAATATCGTAGGAATAGCTATGTTTTTGGCTAATTGTGATAGTCGTAAGCTTAAATGATACATTGCAAGGTGCGTGAAGCTTGTTACCTTAAAAGAGAAATAGATTGAGTAAGAAAAATAAGACGTACATTTAATGAATTGCATTGAAAGAAAAATAGATTTAGTAAGAAATGCAAGTTAATATGTGGACTTCTTCATTTTACAAaaagaatgaaatttttttctcataCCGATACATATGGTGAGATTGCAAGATGAATGTTGGAGTATAGGCTAGTAAATTTGGCCAGAAGGGTTCATTAGCTTCGAGTCTTTGACCATGAGCTCAGTGTAGTATTTCAGTTCCCAGACGCAATTAAGTAGTACAATTCGGCACATTCCTCGGAAGAAGAAGAGCTGATAAATTGTTTACATTATAAGTACATGGAAACCTGGGTCAGAATTAGGCATCACATATACTTTAACAAATTGGAACCATATCCCAGCCAGCTAGCTCAGCATAAAATggatatacatatataatacaAATACAGAATACATATAAGATACATATTGCTTCTTGCATGGAGCTTGAATGACAGCTAGTCTCTGTGATCGACAGGAATATCAGATCTACTGGGTGAAGTTCATACTGAATAAATACGGGGGAGAGACTGGGACAAAAAAGGTGGTGGAGATTGGTGTCGATGTGAAGCAAGAAATTGACACGAGCAAATGTATGTCACATGTGAGCGAtcgagggagggagagagagagcgagagatgAAGCTTCGGGTTCACATGACGACGGCCCAAAAGAAAGAACCAAAAGGGTTGGAGGAGGAGAGTATTCACATGCAGATCAGCAGATGCCACGGTGGTGCATGGGTCGACATGTCTTCCTCAGCCCCCAGGACAAGAGCAGCAAACTGAGACCTTGCTCAGCTACCCTTTTCTCACTCTTGCATCACCGTTAGGCCCTTGGGGTCATAGTTAGTTAGTTACTAGTGTATATAGATGTTCTTAACAAGCAGTATATGAGTTTGTGAGATTTTAGTTGGGTGGAAACCCTAATGTCCCCATCTATATAAAGTGTTGAAACCCTAAGATTTTAGTTACTAACTAAATCTGACCAAAAGATAAAGTGTAGTACTGAAATAAGCTCAAAAAGCATACTTTAGTGACTATACAAAACCGGGTTCCGCATGCTGTAAAATACTAAACAGTCAAAACCCTCCCCCATTAATTTTACTCGAGGAACTGTCGTCACATTTTGACCTTGGTCTTTTTACCTTGTCCGATTGTTGGACAGGTTAGAGCTCACTCATTGCGTAGCTTTCAGCCACGCAGTGACAACCGTCGGCACATGAATTATGAattgtggtggtgatggagtcTAAGCTAACTAAGCTGTAAGCTGTCTGTATATTACTATTTTTGCAACCAAGTAATAAATACACCTCCACTCCCAACCAAAAAAGCGtatccaaaaaataaaaggaaaatacaACTCTGCTTCTTCCTTTCCAAAAAGCTATCATTATTTTATATATAAGTGTACATTATAGAGACCCAGAAAACTCACAGTCCAAACACAAGTAATGGACTTTGTTGCTCCTGCTCCACAATCCTGAACTAGCTGCTGCCCATTCTCTCTTTACACATTTCACTATTGATTCTCTGCTTGAGTTCTGTTTTGGTTAATAGAGAAGGGAGAGTGGGAAGAAGAGGCTGAAAATGGAAACCAACTCTGTTTACAAGTTGTGCTTGTTCTTGGGCTTGGTTTGGTTCTTGGGGTTTCATCAGCTGGTTCAGTGTACTGTGACCTATGACAGGAAGGCCATTGTGATTAATGGGCAGAGGAGAATCCTCATGTCTGGTTCAATACACTACCCCAGAAGCACTCCTGAGGTACCCATATCTTTCCCCATTTTGACATTTCATTCTTCTTTGATTTTAGCAATTCTTTCCAAAAATGTCTTCTTTCCccttattattattgtttttttttttttttttttttctgggattTTTCTGATTTAATGGAGAAATAATGGGCTTTGGTTTTAGATGTGGGAGGATCTGATACAGAAGGCAAAAGATGGAGGTCTCGATGTGGTTGAAACCTATGTGTTCTGGAATGGCCATGAACCTACCCCTGGCAATGTACTACTACTATTCATTTTCTCTCAGCAATTGCTACTTTGTCTTACTCTTTTTGTTAGTCATTTATCTTTCTGACCATGCATGTTTGCTATGTTTTGTTGGGTTTCAGTTCAATTTTGAAGGGAGGTATGATCTGGTGAGATTCCTGAAGACCATACAGAAAGCAGGGCTCTATGCTCATCTTCGCATTGGGCCTTATGTTTGTGCTGAGTGGAATTTTGGGTACTTCCCTTCTCTCTGGATCTAACTATCTTCGCTTCTTGTTTTTCATGTTGAGGATTTGAGGATTTTCCACTTCCAGTTCTTTATTCTTTTGAGTAAAgttatctgattttttttttcattgtgtGATTTGTAGGGGTTTTCCTGTTTGGCTGAAATATGTTCCAGGCATCAGTTTCAGAACAGACAATGAGCCTTTCAAGGTTAATTATATTTACTTGATTATGTTGCATGACCTGTTTATGGAGAATTCACGGAGCTTCTTCATTTGTGGTGTTGCAGAGGGCAATGCAAGGGTTTACTGAGAAGATTGTGGGACTGATGAAGAGTGAAAAATTGTTCGAGTCCCAGGGAGGCCCAATTATTCTATCACAGGTACATGAGCATTTTGGGTTATTATTGGGATATGTAGATAATTTGTTGTTATATGTGAGTTTATGTTCTTGATTTTTACTGTATCAAGAAATATGTAGAAGAACTAATTAGTTCATATCTACTGTTGTGAATTAAACTATTTTGAGTCAGGTGATAATGAGGATCTGTTTGTTCTATTTCTTTTTGTGTTTCGGGGTTCAGATTGAGAATGAGTACGGAGTACAGAGCAAGTTATTTGGAGCTGCTGGACATAATTACATGACCTGGGCAGCAGAGATGGCTGTTGGGTTGGGAACTGGGGTCCCATGGGTGATGTGCAAGGAAGAAGATGCTCCAGATCCAGTGGTGAGCATTTAACACTCTTTGTGCCTGCCGATCTAGGCTTGATTGGTTATACATTTTCCTTATTAGTCAACTCTCATGCAATGGACCTAAAGTTTTAAAGAGTTGTGTAACTGGGGTCCTTGTTAAAGGAGGTCTCTTATAAGTTTAATTTTACTTATGGGAAGAGGTTTTATTAATGTTTTGTGAATGATGGTGACAGATAAACACATGTAACGGTTTCTACTGTGATTCTTTCTCTCCCAACAAACCATACAAGCCTACGATTTGGACAGAGGCCTGGAGTGGCTGGTAATTTGTTCTGCTTGTTTGCTTGGGACCTCATGTTTGTTAATTTATTGCAATTGAAAGTACAACTATTTAACTCTTTCTGTCAAtataaatatgaaggtttacGGAGTTTGGAGGTCCAATTCACCAACGACCAGTTCAAGATTTAGCATATGCAGTGGCCAGATTCATACAGAACGGAGGATCATTTGTTAATTATTACATGGTCAGTGTTCTCTAACTGATTTTCTGAGGCTGCTGAAAGTGTGCAATGTTAATATTGAAACTGAATTCCTGTGTTCCCAACTGAAACAGTACCATGGAGGAACCAACTTTGGACGCACAGCAGGGGGACCTTTCGTCACTACCAGCTACGACTATGATGCTCCATTAGATGAATATGGTGAGAACCAACAATTATGTGCTATTGTCCAAGGAGTTGATCAAAAAGTTACAACTTGAAACATCGTGCCAAACACCAACCCCTAGTGGTTTAGTGTGGTTTTGTCCTTGTTGTATTGGTGACTGGTTGCACTCTTTTAGGCATCTGATGATCTGCACATGTACAGATTTTCAGTACCTGATCAGTCAATCTCAATATGACAATGACTAAAATTGCAAAAATGATGAGTTTACCAGTATTTTCCCTAAGCAAACTAATGTCTGTGTGTAATCACAATATAGGTTTGGAGAATCTAGCTAACTGCTCCGCTCTAAAACTTGACAGGTTTAATCAGGCAGCCAAAGTATGGTCATTTGAAGGAGCTTCATAAGGCTATTAAGATGTGTGAACGGGCTTTAGTTTCAGCTGATCCAATCATCACTTCACTCGGGGACTTTCAACAGGTCTTGCTTCTATTCCTAAACTAGCTTTTAGGTGGTTCCACCAGTAATTCTCGTTTAACTctaggtattttttttttccaggcTCATGTGTATACTTCAGAATCAGGAGATTGTGCAGCATTTCTTTCGAACCACAATTCCAAGTCAGCTGCAAGGGTGATGTTTAATAACATGCACTATAACCTGCCTCCATGGTCAATCAGTATCCTTCCTGATTGCAGAAATGTAGTCTTTAACACTGCAAAGGTATTAATTTCGATTCTCTGAACATGAGCTACTTTGTAGAAATCACAGACCATACTTATCAAAATGAGCTTTTGTTTCCTTCACTTCATTTTCTTGTAGCATTGAAAGGTTCAAAATCTCTGAGATGAAATTGACATTTTTTGTTCCTGCCACTTAGGTTGGAGTTCAAACATCACAAATGCAAATGTTGCCAACAAATGTTGAGACGCTATCATGGGAAACGTATGATGAAGATCTTACATCTCTAGATGACAGCTCAACGTTCACTGCTCCAGGTCTGTTGGAACAGATAAATGTTACAAGGGATACTACTGATTACCTGTGGTACAT encodes the following:
- the LOC133717150 gene encoding beta-galactosidase 3, encoding METNSVYKLCLFLGLVWFLGFHQLVQCTVTYDRKAIVINGQRRILMSGSIHYPRSTPEMWEDLIQKAKDGGLDVVETYVFWNGHEPTPGNFNFEGRYDLVRFLKTIQKAGLYAHLRIGPYVCAEWNFGGFPVWLKYVPGISFRTDNEPFKRAMQGFTEKIVGLMKSEKLFESQGGPIILSQIENEYGVQSKLFGAAGHNYMTWAAEMAVGLGTGVPWVMCKEEDAPDPVINTCNGFYCDSFSPNKPYKPTIWTEAWSGWFTEFGGPIHQRPVQDLAYAVARFIQNGGSFVNYYMYHGGTNFGRTAGGPFVTTSYDYDAPLDEYGLIRQPKYGHLKELHKAIKMCERALVSADPIITSLGDFQQAHVYTSESGDCAAFLSNHNSKSAARVMFNNMHYNLPPWSISILPDCRNVVFNTAKVGVQTSQMQMLPTNVETLSWETYDEDLTSLDDSSTFTAPGLLEQINVTRDTTDYLWYITSVDIGSSESFLRGGELPTLIVQSTGHAVHIFINGQLSGSAFGTRENRKFTYTGKVNLRAGTNKVALLSVAVGLPNVGGHYEAWNTGILGPVALHGLDQGKWDLSWQKWTYQVGLKGEAMSLVSPNSISSVEWLQASLAAQKQQPLTWHKSFFNAPDGDEPLALDMEGMGKGQIWINGQSIGRYWTAFANGDCNGCGYAGGFRPTKCQTGCGQPTQRYYHVPRSWLKPMQNLLVIFEELGGNPSRISIVKRSVSTVCADVAEFHPTIKNWHIESYGKVEDFHSPKVHLKCNPGQSISSIKFASFGTPFGTCGTYQQGSCHASTSYSVLEKKCIGKQRCAVTISNSNFGDPCPKVLKRLSVEAVCAPTTSTTAQPNWRG